A single Crateriforma conspicua DNA region contains:
- a CDS encoding sulfatase family protein → MTICAADDRPNLLIVLTDDHSVPHVGCYGNADIRTPNLDRFAEQGLRLDRMYVTAPQCVPARATIMTGQSSVATRMTRFSAPLDRDIPTFPERLRQSGYYTGVAGRIYHLDGHNIIGSKETKQVFADNNLITFHDRLDHVNIADGGVGHIGQMVQFLDAVPHNQPWFLQLSFDDPHRPLSENAIAAPHDPNAISLPKHVPDTDLVRKDFAKYYDEIARFDTDFGRLIQILEDRNLTQHTLILFMGDNGAAILRGKGTLYEWGLHVPALLRWDGVIKPGSQSDALITSEDIAPTFLQLAGVASDPAMNGISFAALLEGESFEGREYFCAARGSHGYNLPLHTADFDLSRCVRTCRYKLIYNPLWQLPFQPVDMFALPLWTDLKIRHQTGRLPALYSRLYFSPQRPIFELYDLQDDPEELDNLVGQPQLAAIENELKSKLHEWMILQQDYVPLPIADFNPYLER, encoded by the coding sequence TTGACAATCTGCGCTGCCGACGACCGGCCCAACCTATTGATCGTCCTGACCGATGACCACAGCGTTCCACACGTCGGTTGCTACGGAAACGCTGACATCCGGACGCCCAACCTTGACCGCTTTGCCGAACAGGGACTTCGTCTGGACCGGATGTATGTCACGGCGCCGCAGTGCGTCCCCGCACGGGCGACGATCATGACCGGCCAATCGTCTGTGGCAACGCGGATGACACGGTTTTCCGCACCATTAGATCGGGACATTCCAACGTTTCCAGAACGACTGCGACAAAGCGGCTATTACACCGGTGTCGCGGGACGCATTTACCACCTGGACGGCCACAACATCATCGGGTCAAAGGAAACCAAGCAGGTTTTCGCGGACAACAACCTCATAACATTTCATGATCGACTGGACCACGTCAACATTGCCGACGGTGGCGTGGGCCACATCGGTCAAATGGTGCAGTTCTTGGATGCGGTTCCGCATAACCAGCCATGGTTTCTGCAGCTTTCGTTCGATGATCCACACCGCCCACTGTCGGAAAACGCCATTGCTGCCCCACACGACCCAAATGCCATTTCGCTACCCAAGCATGTCCCCGACACCGATTTGGTACGCAAAGACTTTGCCAAGTATTACGATGAGATCGCGCGATTTGATACCGACTTTGGTCGTCTAATACAGATCCTGGAAGATCGGAACCTGACCCAACACACGCTCATTCTATTCATGGGCGATAACGGCGCCGCCATCCTACGCGGCAAAGGAACGCTTTATGAATGGGGACTACATGTTCCGGCATTGCTGCGATGGGACGGGGTGATCAAACCTGGATCGCAAAGCGACGCATTGATCACCAGCGAAGACATCGCCCCCACGTTCCTTCAGTTGGCCGGCGTCGCGTCCGACCCTGCAATGAATGGAATCAGCTTCGCCGCGTTGCTAGAAGGCGAATCCTTTGAAGGACGAGAGTACTTTTGTGCCGCGAGAGGCTCGCATGGATACAACCTTCCGCTGCACACCGCCGACTTTGACCTCAGTCGATGCGTTCGAACCTGTCGTTATAAGCTGATCTACAATCCGCTTTGGCAATTGCCTTTCCAGCCGGTTGATATGTTCGCACTGCCTTTGTGGACCGATCTGAAGATTCGCCACCAGACCGGTCGCCTGCCCGCACTGTATTCCCGCTTGTATTTCAGCCCCCAACGCCCCATCTTCGAACTGTACGATCTGCAGGACGATCCGGAAGAACTGGACAACCTGGTTGGCCAACCCCAGCTTGCGGCTATCGAGAACGAATTGAAGAGCAAGCTTCACGAATGGATGATCTTGCAGCAAGACTACGTGCCGCTTCCCATTGCAGATTTCAATCCGTATCTAGAACGTTGA
- a CDS encoding sodium:solute symporter family transporter encodes MLLADAEPILNPRDGYILLTIFGVLWIALGLWWGRRAKTYEGFAVAGRNVGLALGTATAVATWITSNTTMLAPQFALQLGVWGALGYATASFGLFAFAPVSGRIRTLMPHGFTAVEFIRCRYGIWGYVPFLLISLFYALTWLISMSMAGGKLLEVLSGIPYPVGMSVVLAVCVLYTLFGGMYAVIGTDFIQSLVIIVGLILVALAILSTVEISDVHTELQQRRPMLLSVLFPAALMSLFNNMLFGFGEIFHSNVWWSRAFAMREGVGPKAYLLAGFLWLPIPIVAGFLGLAAPALDIGISQPDTVGPLVAATLLGNVGALLVFVVVFCSLASSIDSLLAATADLIVGDVWSPAVRAVRGTALDDAGKRRWSTFTILLLGAIAWVAAFQNVGTLATVLFFAGPMVASCIWPILGGLYFRQPGPIAAASAMVSGTLVGLVAYFQIGWFVGSLVGATVSGIVFLAVTAMMPTTFHFSTMSYEGDSA; translated from the coding sequence ATGTTGTTGGCCGATGCCGAGCCTATATTGAATCCCCGCGACGGCTATATCTTGCTGACCATTTTCGGGGTGCTTTGGATTGCCCTTGGGCTTTGGTGGGGCAGGCGTGCAAAGACCTACGAAGGGTTTGCCGTTGCGGGCCGGAACGTTGGTTTGGCACTGGGGACAGCGACCGCCGTCGCCACATGGATCACGTCCAACACGACGATGTTGGCACCCCAGTTTGCGCTTCAGTTGGGTGTTTGGGGGGCGCTAGGATATGCGACCGCCAGTTTTGGATTGTTTGCCTTTGCGCCGGTCAGCGGACGCATCCGCACGCTGATGCCGCATGGCTTTACGGCGGTGGAGTTCATTCGTTGTCGCTATGGGATCTGGGGTTATGTCCCGTTCCTGTTGATCAGTTTGTTTTACGCATTGACTTGGCTGATCAGCATGTCGATGGCGGGCGGGAAATTGCTGGAAGTCTTGTCGGGAATTCCATATCCCGTTGGCATGTCGGTCGTGCTGGCCGTTTGCGTTCTGTACACGCTGTTTGGTGGCATGTATGCGGTGATCGGAACGGACTTCATTCAAAGTCTGGTGATCATTGTCGGGTTGATCTTGGTCGCGTTGGCCATCCTTTCGACCGTTGAAATTTCGGACGTGCACACCGAACTTCAGCAACGGCGACCGATGTTATTAAGCGTGTTGTTTCCCGCGGCGTTGATGTCCCTGTTCAATAACATGTTGTTCGGATTTGGTGAAATTTTTCATAGCAATGTGTGGTGGAGTCGTGCGTTCGCGATGCGCGAGGGTGTCGGTCCCAAGGCATATTTGCTGGCCGGTTTTTTGTGGTTGCCCATTCCCATTGTTGCCGGATTCTTGGGATTGGCCGCGCCCGCGTTGGATATCGGAATCAGTCAACCCGATACGGTGGGCCCGTTGGTTGCGGCGACACTGCTTGGGAACGTCGGCGCATTGCTTGTGTTTGTCGTCGTCTTTTGCTCGCTTGCATCCAGCATTGACAGTTTGCTTGCCGCGACCGCTGATTTGATCGTTGGGGATGTTTGGTCTCCCGCCGTCCGTGCTGTGCGTGGAACCGCTTTGGATGATGCAGGCAAGCGACGGTGGAGCACGTTCACGATTCTATTGCTCGGTGCGATCGCCTGGGTCGCAGCATTTCAGAACGTCGGGACGCTTGCGACCGTTTTGTTTTTCGCCGGCCCGATGGTCGCAAGTTGTATTTGGCCGATCTTGGGCGGGCTGTATTTCCGCCAACCCGGGCCGATAGCGGCGGCATCCGCGATGGTCTCTGGGACCCTGGTCGGGTTGGTCGCCTACTTTCAAATTGGATGGTTTGTCGGATCGTTGGTGGGGGCGACGGTGTCGGGCATTGTCTTTTTGGCAGTGACCGCAATGATGCCGACGACGTTCCACTTTTCGACGATGTCGTACGAAGGTGATTCGGCATGA
- a CDS encoding aspartate/ornithine carbamoyltransferase family protein yields MHTNSKGLRLDPHGLLKNVAEVIDRETLEPLVGESIVHPRQFTRRSVVALARLSALLETKNVEVDKPLDGKIAITAFFEASTRTRLSFESAMLRLDGKVLSVPDGQVTGIAKGESLADIGEMFNTYGDVVIMRHPDTDSVDRIRQNLQRPLINAGNGSGHHPSQALIDWFALLKWRPQLCTSDCPPDQRVHLGIIGTPGSMRAVKSFLRLSLMFTGAVSKITLISELADPVGLELTEPIEESPIPIEIVNDVQEVIGDLDVVYVNSIAFLGDDYRRMDNRYKLQQSSGLKENAVVMHPLARNDELSVDLDLTNHNLYFAQAAGAVFVRQALLATVLGRLDRISSTGI; encoded by the coding sequence ATGCATACGAATTCAAAAGGTTTGCGGTTGGACCCGCATGGCCTGTTGAAAAATGTCGCCGAAGTGATCGATCGTGAGACGCTGGAACCATTGGTCGGCGAATCGATTGTGCATCCCCGACAGTTCACTCGGCGTAGCGTGGTTGCGCTCGCGCGACTGTCGGCATTGCTTGAAACGAAGAACGTCGAAGTCGACAAGCCGTTGGATGGGAAGATTGCGATCACGGCTTTCTTTGAAGCCAGCACTCGGACGCGTTTGTCGTTTGAAAGCGCGATGCTGCGGCTGGACGGAAAGGTGCTTTCGGTTCCCGATGGTCAGGTGACGGGAATCGCCAAGGGCGAATCGCTGGCGGATATCGGCGAGATGTTCAATACCTATGGGGACGTCGTGATCATGCGACACCCCGATACGGACAGCGTCGATCGTATTCGTCAAAACTTGCAGCGGCCTTTGATCAATGCGGGAAATGGCAGCGGACACCATCCGTCGCAGGCGTTGATCGATTGGTTCGCACTGTTGAAATGGCGACCGCAATTGTGCACGTCTGATTGCCCGCCCGATCAACGTGTGCACTTGGGAATCATCGGAACGCCCGGTTCGATGCGGGCGGTCAAAAGCTTCCTGCGATTGTCATTGATGTTCACCGGGGCCGTGTCGAAGATCACGTTGATTTCTGAATTGGCCGATCCCGTCGGCTTGGAGCTGACCGAACCGATTGAAGAGTCGCCGATTCCGATTGAAATCGTGAACGATGTTCAAGAGGTCATCGGCGATTTGGATGTGGTGTACGTCAATTCCATTGCGTTCTTGGGCGACGATTACCGACGGATGGACAATCGGTACAAGTTGCAGCAGTCAAGCGGATTGAAAGAAAACGCCGTGGTGATGCACCCGCTTGCCAGGAATGACGAGTTGTCTGTCGACTTGGATTTGACCAACCACAATCTGTACTTCGCTCAGGCAGCCGGCGCCGTGTTTGTTCGTCAGGCTTTGCTGGCGACAGTTTTGGGTCGACTGGACCGAATTTCTTCGACCGGGATCTGA
- the asnB gene encoding asparagine synthase (glutamine-hydrolyzing), with protein MCGIAGFWNPKRTNERDLRSVLDPMLDVLDHRGPDERGSHISVDRGLAIGHTRLSIVGLDCGHQPIASSDRAIVGTVNGELYGYKKIRASLACESRSCDGKSDSAIAIPLYEKYGLDFVHHLRGEFAVVLFDGKRNRLILVRDRFGIKPLYFAINSDGVVWGSEVKAILRHPDHPPRLCPKAAIHQMMQVMVPGSTAFQGVQALLPGHMMVIDLEQNRFESKTHRYWDLNFPVQHETNVDPAEYVQGVQDRLIDAVAARLEADVPVGCYLSGGIDSCSILGLATHLQQSPVKAFTIAFDSDEYDESNIAALMAKRTGAEQELLRLTEKELYGPAFERATWHAERTFYNTLAVAKWHMSRRVRACNYKAVITGEGSDELFGGYAFFRRDYLGKEDRDQILSGATLSEKELSHPAWEDLCGYTPSWIQPWMMTLERVKPLLSQNMRDLLQEYDPVAAVANAIDPEQVRGRNRLDISQYTWSKTMLEGQILTWGGDRMDMANSMEARPAFLDHHVAEYAVQIPPDVRIRDGVEKWVVREAMVDILPRELYEREKFAFMAPPAHTDPVKRQAVQEMLDHWLTDQRLADAGLLEQQSIRDFVSDAWQETDSTIARRNDIIINHALQLHMLHGQYVEDLPLPAVD; from the coding sequence ATGTGTGGAATCGCAGGTTTTTGGAATCCCAAACGGACCAACGAACGCGATCTTCGATCGGTCTTGGATCCGATGTTGGATGTGTTGGATCACCGCGGCCCGGATGAGCGTGGAAGTCATATTTCGGTCGACAGGGGATTGGCCATCGGGCACACGCGTTTGTCGATCGTAGGGCTGGATTGCGGGCATCAACCGATCGCATCATCGGATCGTGCCATTGTCGGCACGGTCAACGGGGAACTGTACGGGTACAAGAAGATCCGCGCATCGCTGGCTTGTGAGTCGCGATCCTGTGACGGAAAAAGTGACAGCGCGATTGCCATTCCGTTGTACGAAAAATACGGGCTGGACTTCGTGCATCATTTGCGCGGTGAGTTTGCCGTGGTGTTGTTTGACGGCAAACGGAATCGCTTGATTCTGGTGCGTGACCGGTTCGGAATCAAACCGCTTTACTTTGCGATCAATTCCGACGGTGTTGTTTGGGGGTCGGAAGTCAAAGCGATTTTGCGGCACCCGGACCACCCGCCACGTTTGTGCCCGAAAGCGGCCATCCATCAGATGATGCAGGTGATGGTCCCGGGATCGACGGCGTTCCAAGGCGTGCAGGCGCTTTTGCCTGGGCACATGATGGTGATCGACTTGGAACAAAATCGTTTCGAATCGAAAACGCATCGATACTGGGATCTGAACTTCCCCGTTCAGCACGAAACAAACGTCGATCCGGCGGAGTACGTGCAGGGAGTGCAGGATCGGCTGATCGATGCCGTTGCCGCACGACTGGAAGCCGACGTTCCGGTGGGATGTTATTTGTCGGGCGGAATCGATAGCTGTTCAATTTTGGGATTGGCCACCCACTTACAGCAATCGCCGGTGAAGGCGTTCACGATCGCTTTTGACAGCGACGAGTACGACGAATCGAATATTGCCGCGTTGATGGCCAAGCGGACTGGTGCAGAGCAAGAGTTGTTGCGTCTGACGGAGAAGGAACTGTACGGCCCCGCGTTTGAACGAGCGACTTGGCACGCCGAACGGACGTTTTACAACACATTGGCAGTGGCCAAGTGGCACATGAGCCGACGGGTTCGCGCCTGCAATTACAAGGCGGTGATCACCGGCGAAGGCAGTGATGAGTTGTTCGGCGGCTATGCGTTTTTCCGCCGAGACTACTTGGGCAAAGAAGATCGCGATCAGATTCTGTCCGGTGCGACATTGTCCGAGAAAGAACTTTCGCACCCGGCTTGGGAAGACTTGTGCGGCTACACTCCGTCCTGGATTCAGCCTTGGATGATGACTTTGGAGCGAGTGAAACCGTTGCTGAGTCAGAATATGCGCGACCTGTTGCAGGAGTATGATCCGGTCGCCGCGGTCGCCAATGCGATTGATCCGGAACAGGTGCGAGGCCGCAATCGCTTGGACATTTCGCAGTACACTTGGAGCAAGACCATGCTGGAAGGCCAGATCTTGACCTGGGGAGGCGACCGCATGGACATGGCCAACAGCATGGAGGCACGTCCGGCGTTCTTGGATCATCACGTCGCCGAGTACGCGGTTCAGATTCCGCCGGATGTCCGCATCCGCGACGGAGTGGAAAAGTGGGTGGTGCGCGAAGCGATGGTCGATATCTTGCCGCGTGAGTTGTACGAGCGAGAAAAGTTCGCCTTCATGGCTCCACCCGCTCATACCGACCCGGTCAAACGACAAGCGGTGCAAGAGATGCTGGACCACTGGTTGACCGACCAGCGTCTGGCCGATGCCGGATTGCTGGAACAGCAAAGCATCCGTGATTTCGTCAGCGATGCGTGGCAGGAAACGGATTCCACCATTGCCAGACGGAACGACATCATCATCAACCATGCATTACAACTGCATATGTTGCATGGTCAGTATGTGGAAGATTTACCTTTGCCGGCAGTGGATTGA
- a CDS encoding Zn-dependent hydrolase — MKVDLERIKADVLALAKIGRDPGDHGIYRMAFTEADMAGKRWLSERIEDAGLQLSVDGAANISGTLPGDDGDKPRVLIGSHIDTVPCAGALDGALGVIVGLECLRTLRASGVTPSRTLELIAFSDEEGRFGGMFGSQAICGQIHPEWIQTHVDTDGVAIADAMTACGYQPMDALDAARDPSTIDCYLELHIEQGPVLDALHRPVGIVDEITGLFTWSVSFRGEANHAGTTPMEMRNDAFMGLADFAHEIPRILAENGSERSRATVGKAQILPGAVNTVPGMVEFSLDVRDTSSMVLEELQTSFRKALSAIARRRNLIFEFEQRSYLPPVSCHQKVVAALLDGAKQLEMEPHVMCSGAAHDAQVMGTMVPTGMIFVPSKNGQSHSPAEWTAWSDIEAGANVMLKALLELSK, encoded by the coding sequence TTGAAAGTGGACCTGGAACGGATCAAGGCGGATGTTTTGGCACTGGCGAAGATCGGCCGCGATCCGGGGGATCACGGGATCTATCGCATGGCGTTCACCGAAGCCGACATGGCTGGAAAGCGATGGCTGAGTGAGCGCATCGAAGACGCCGGTTTGCAGTTATCCGTCGACGGTGCGGCCAACATTTCTGGCACTTTGCCCGGCGACGATGGTGACAAGCCTCGCGTGTTGATCGGCAGCCACATCGATACCGTCCCGTGCGCCGGTGCGTTGGATGGTGCGCTGGGTGTGATCGTGGGGTTGGAATGCCTGCGGACACTGCGTGCGTCCGGCGTCACCCCGTCGCGGACGTTGGAACTGATCGCATTTAGTGACGAAGAAGGCCGTTTCGGCGGCATGTTTGGTTCCCAAGCCATCTGTGGCCAAATCCACCCGGAATGGATCCAGACGCATGTGGATACCGACGGCGTGGCGATCGCCGATGCCATGACCGCATGTGGATATCAACCAATGGATGCCCTTGATGCGGCTCGGGATCCTTCCACGATCGATTGCTATTTGGAACTGCACATCGAACAAGGGCCGGTACTGGACGCGCTGCATCGGCCGGTCGGGATTGTGGATGAAATCACTGGTCTGTTCACATGGTCGGTTAGTTTTCGTGGTGAAGCCAACCATGCCGGTACGACGCCAATGGAGATGCGCAACGATGCGTTCATGGGCTTGGCCGACTTTGCGCACGAAATCCCCAGGATTCTGGCGGAAAACGGCAGCGAACGCAGTCGTGCGACCGTCGGGAAGGCTCAAATTTTGCCCGGTGCGGTGAACACCGTGCCCGGAATGGTCGAATTTTCTTTAGACGTTCGGGACACATCGTCGATGGTCTTGGAGGAGCTACAGACGTCGTTTCGAAAAGCACTGTCGGCAATTGCCCGACGGCGCAACTTGATCTTCGAATTCGAACAACGAAGCTATCTACCACCTGTCTCTTGTCACCAGAAGGTCGTTGCGGCATTGCTGGACGGGGCGAAACAACTGGAAATGGAGCCGCACGTGATGTGTAGCGGGGCGGCACACGACGCCCAGGTGATGGGCACGATGGTCCCGACGGGGATGATTTTCGTCCCCAGCAAGAACGGCCAAAGCCATTCCCCCGCGGAATGGACGGCATGGTCGGACATTGAAGCGGGGGCCAACGTGATGTTGAAAGCACTATTGGAATTATCGAAATGA
- a CDS encoding cysteine hydrolase family protein, whose product MNRGLGPHDGATDDGYLSHEDPLRDVYHHSFVDNPAHRDFMVEGHTALMCIDLQYLDAAPGHGVFADVENSGVSQEAQQYYFDRLDQMVLPGVRKLQDVFRQHKMEVIHTRIQSLTRDGRDRSKGHRRLDLLAPPGSREADFLEAVAPQDELDEIVINKTASGVFSSTNVHYVLKNLGIESLFVVGVYTNECVETTVRDACDLGYLVTVVEDCCATVTPELHEASLATLRDRYARIMTLEEAERTVQRLGPLQRNKT is encoded by the coding sequence ATGAATCGAGGATTGGGACCCCACGACGGGGCAACGGACGATGGATACCTGTCGCACGAAGATCCGCTGCGCGATGTCTATCATCATTCCTTTGTGGATAACCCGGCCCACCGTGATTTCATGGTGGAAGGCCACACGGCGCTGATGTGCATCGACCTTCAATACTTGGACGCGGCGCCCGGCCATGGCGTGTTTGCCGATGTCGAAAACAGCGGCGTATCGCAGGAGGCCCAACAGTACTATTTCGACCGATTGGACCAGATGGTGTTGCCGGGCGTTCGCAAGCTGCAAGACGTGTTTCGTCAACACAAGATGGAAGTGATCCACACACGAATTCAGTCCTTGACGCGTGACGGTCGTGACCGCAGTAAGGGACATCGCCGGTTGGATTTGCTGGCACCGCCGGGATCGCGTGAAGCCGATTTCTTGGAGGCGGTGGCCCCGCAAGACGAACTGGATGAAATTGTGATCAACAAGACGGCCAGCGGCGTCTTTTCATCCACCAACGTCCACTATGTGCTGAAGAATCTTGGCATCGAATCGTTATTCGTCGTCGGGGTTTACACCAACGAGTGTGTCGAAACAACGGTTCGGGATGCCTGTGACTTGGGGTACCTGGTCACGGTGGTCGAAGACTGTTGTGCGACCGTGACGCCAGAGCTGCATGAGGCGTCACTGGCAACGCTGCGTGACCGATACGCGCGGATCATGACGCTGGAAGAAGCGGAGCGGACGGTTCAGCGATTGGGCCCGCTTCAGCGGAATAAAACATAA
- a CDS encoding ABC transporter ATP-binding protein encodes MIVVNELSKVYDDHLAVAGVTFQLQQGQICGLVGPNGAGKTSTLRCIAGLIASSDGEIQVNDLPVTLNSAAVKRQIAYVPDDPPLFDDLTVGDHLEFIGQIYDIPDARTKASYWLNRFDLAGKYDAGATTLSRGMRQKLAVCCAYLADPKILLLDEPLTGLDPPAIRTLLDSVHEMAENGKTVILSSHLLAMISEVCTHLLVMKSGQAVYFGPKSGLVGDGVGAESLEAAFFAATESSPLEMVAT; translated from the coding sequence ATGATTGTTGTCAACGAGCTATCGAAAGTCTACGACGATCATTTGGCCGTTGCCGGGGTCACGTTTCAATTACAGCAGGGCCAGATTTGTGGTCTGGTGGGGCCCAATGGCGCTGGCAAGACCAGCACCCTGCGTTGTATCGCCGGATTGATCGCATCAAGCGATGGTGAGATCCAAGTCAACGATTTGCCCGTGACGCTGAACAGTGCGGCGGTCAAACGCCAGATCGCGTACGTTCCCGATGATCCGCCGTTGTTTGATGATTTGACGGTCGGTGATCACCTGGAGTTCATCGGACAGATCTATGACATTCCCGACGCCAGGACGAAGGCGTCGTATTGGTTGAACCGTTTCGATTTGGCGGGAAAGTATGACGCGGGTGCGACGACGTTGTCCCGCGGGATGCGGCAAAAACTGGCGGTCTGTTGTGCATACCTGGCGGATCCAAAAATCCTGTTGCTGGACGAACCTTTGACGGGGTTGGACCCGCCGGCGATTCGCACGTTGCTGGATTCCGTTCACGAGATGGCCGAAAACGGAAAGACCGTCATTCTTAGCAGCCATTTGCTGGCGATGATCAGCGAGGTTTGCACGCATCTGTTGGTCATGAAATCCGGTCAAGCGGTCTACTTTGGACCCAAGAGCGGGTTGGTGGGCGATGGGGTTGGTGCCGAGTCACTGGAAGCGGCGTTTTTCGCAGCCACCGAATCGTCGCCCTTGGAAATGGTGGCGACATGA
- a CDS encoding TlpA family protein disulfide reductase produces the protein MPLNFIQSLPAFPAAVIAIAASMVANGEPTPLSIGDKAPALAIEHWIQDGNGYFKPVEKFNDGTVYVVEFWATWCPPCVASMPHLAELQDKYRGSDVQIISVSTEPLSTIEPFLEQEHPQVESTVAEITSRYCLTTDPDESVYTDYMLASNQNGIPMAFLVGKTGQIEWIGHPMRLDEPLQAVIDGDWDRKAFKQQFDAEQRGRELGVELSRLYSANKIDEAIELLDREIEATEYEPFKELLINLRYEIQFESDRLDEDVLKFYRQRLKEAKTDPNLMTQLSLSTLNALRRESELQGFDDEVIAAMRDSLGDLSPAGVVQTQQILTQMYLVRGQNDQALQALQQAVDKAEGGAKERLQVQLERLTEQLNPTEPEDDSADDEDEGS, from the coding sequence ATGCCCCTGAATTTCATCCAATCCTTGCCGGCGTTTCCCGCCGCGGTTATCGCCATCGCCGCATCGATGGTCGCCAACGGCGAACCCACCCCACTTTCGATCGGCGACAAGGCTCCGGCCCTGGCGATCGAACACTGGATCCAAGACGGCAATGGCTATTTCAAACCGGTCGAAAAATTCAATGACGGCACGGTCTATGTCGTCGAATTTTGGGCCACCTGGTGCCCACCGTGCGTCGCCAGCATGCCCCACTTGGCCGAACTGCAAGACAAGTATCGCGGCAGCGACGTGCAAATCATCAGCGTCAGCACCGAACCACTTTCAACGATCGAACCGTTCCTGGAACAAGAACATCCCCAGGTCGAATCAACCGTCGCTGAAATCACCTCACGCTACTGTCTGACAACCGACCCGGACGAATCGGTCTACACCGATTACATGCTGGCATCCAACCAGAACGGCATCCCGATGGCGTTCTTGGTGGGCAAAACTGGCCAGATCGAATGGATCGGCCATCCGATGCGATTGGATGAACCATTGCAAGCCGTGATCGATGGCGACTGGGACCGCAAGGCTTTCAAGCAGCAATTCGACGCCGAACAGCGTGGCCGCGAATTGGGCGTAGAACTTAGCCGGCTGTACAGCGCAAACAAAATCGATGAAGCCATCGAACTGCTGGATCGTGAAATCGAGGCGACGGAGTACGAGCCGTTTAAGGAATTGTTGATCAACCTGCGATACGAGATCCAATTTGAATCCGATCGTTTGGACGAAGACGTGCTGAAGTTCTATCGCCAACGACTGAAGGAAGCCAAAACGGACCCGAACTTGATGACGCAGTTGTCGTTGTCCACGCTGAACGCCCTTCGTCGCGAATCCGAACTGCAAGGCTTCGACGACGAAGTCATCGCGGCAATGCGGGACAGTCTGGGTGACCTGAGCCCCGCTGGTGTGGTTCAGACTCAACAAATTTTGACGCAGATGTATCTGGTTCGCGGCCAGAACGATCAAGCCCTTCAAGCCCTGCAACAAGCGGTCGACAAAGCCGAAGGCGGGGCCAAGGAACGCTTGCAGGTCCAACTGGAACGGCTGACCGAACAGCTGAATCCCACGGAACCGGAAGACGATTCGGCGGACGACGAAGACGAAGGTTCCTGA